In Malus sylvestris chromosome 15, drMalSylv7.2, whole genome shotgun sequence, a single genomic region encodes these proteins:
- the LOC126603243 gene encoding branched-chain amino acid aminotransferase 2, chloroplastic-like isoform X1, with product MESSAVLGGLQLNYLLCPSRNPSSSLPIRPFSFTSHSSPLSLKLQKQLPLTSHGASAASSPICPYATLSDTFVSETSELADIEWDNLGFAFLSTDYMYVMKCAQGGSFSKGELQRFGNIELSPSAGVLNYGQGLFEGLKAYRKEDGTILLFRPEENALRMRLGAERMCMPSPTVEQFVEAVKATVLANKRWVPPPGKGSLYIRPLLMGSGAVLGLAPAPEYTFLIYVSPVGNYFKEGVAPINLIVEHELHRATPGGTGGVKTIGNYAAVLKAQSAAKAKGYSDVLYLDCVHKRYLEEVSSCNIFVVKDNVISTPAIKGTILPGITRKSIIDVARSEGLQVEERQVAVEDLLDADEVFCTGTAVVVSPVGSITYLGKRVCYGDGFGDVSEKLYSVLTRLQMGLSEDKMDWTVELR from the exons atggagagcaGCGCCGTCCTTGGAGGTCTTCAGCTAAATTACCTTCTTTGCCCCTCCCGCAatccttcttcctctcttcccaTCCGCCCCTTCTCCTTCACCTCCCATtcctctcctctctccctcAAG CTCCAGAAGCAGCTTCCCTTGACTTCTCATGGAGCTTCCGCCGCCTCCTCTCCCATTTGCCCATATGCCACATTGTCCGATACATTCGT CAGTGAAACAAGCGAATTAGCTGACATCGAATGGGACAACCTCGGCTTTGCGTTTCTTTCTACCGACTACATGTACGTTATGAAATGTGCTCAAGGCGGAAGCTTTTCCAAAGGTGAATTACAGCGTTTTGGGAACATCGAATTGAGCCCCTCAGCCGGAGTCTTGAATTATGGGCAG GGACTTTTTGAAGGTTTGAAAGCCTACAGGAAAGAAGATGGTACAATACTCTTGTTTCGTCCCGAGGAAAATGCATTGCGGATGAGGTTGGGTGCAGAGCGGATGTGTATGCCATCACCAACTGTCGAACAGTTTGTCGAAGCTGTAAAGGCTACTGTTTTAGCAAATAAACGTTGG GTTCCCCCTCCAGGCAAAGGTTCCCTATATATCAGGCCGTTGCTAATGGGAAGTGGTGCTGTTCTTGGTCTTGCACCTGCTCCTGAGTACACATTTCTTATTTATGTTTCACCTGTTGGAAACTATTTTAAG GAAGGCGTTGCACCAATAAATTTGATTGTCGAACATGAATTGCATCGTGCAACTCCTGGTGGTACTGGAGGGGTCAAGACTATAGGGAATTATGCCGCA GTTTTGAAGGCACAGTCTGCCGCGAAAGCAAAAGGCTATTCAGATGTTTTATACCTCGACTGTGTTCACAAAAGATATCTAGAAGAGGTTTCCTCATGCAATATTTTTGTTGTGAAG GATAATGTTATCTCTACTCCTGCAATAAAAGGGACAATCTTACCTGGCATTACTCGAAAGAGTATAATTGACGTTGCTCGTAGTGAAGGATTGCAG GTTGAGGAGCGCCAAGTGGCAGTGGAGGATTTACTTGATGCTGATGAAGTCTTTTGTACCGGAACAGCTGTGGTTGTATCACCTGTTGGCAGCATAACGTATCTTGGAAAAAG GGTTTGTTATGGAGATGGTTTTGGAGACGTGTCGGAAAAGCTCTACTCTGTGCTTACCAGATTACAGATGGGTCTTTCTGAGGACAAGATGGATTGGACTGTTGAGCTAAGGTAA
- the LOC126603243 gene encoding branched-chain amino acid aminotransferase 2, chloroplastic-like isoform X2: MESSAVLGGLQLNYLLCPSRNPSSSLPIRPFSFTSHSSPLSLKLQKQLPLTSHGASAASSPICPYATLSDTFVETSELADIEWDNLGFAFLSTDYMYVMKCAQGGSFSKGELQRFGNIELSPSAGVLNYGQGLFEGLKAYRKEDGTILLFRPEENALRMRLGAERMCMPSPTVEQFVEAVKATVLANKRWVPPPGKGSLYIRPLLMGSGAVLGLAPAPEYTFLIYVSPVGNYFKEGVAPINLIVEHELHRATPGGTGGVKTIGNYAAVLKAQSAAKAKGYSDVLYLDCVHKRYLEEVSSCNIFVVKDNVISTPAIKGTILPGITRKSIIDVARSEGLQVEERQVAVEDLLDADEVFCTGTAVVVSPVGSITYLGKRVCYGDGFGDVSEKLYSVLTRLQMGLSEDKMDWTVELR; encoded by the exons atggagagcaGCGCCGTCCTTGGAGGTCTTCAGCTAAATTACCTTCTTTGCCCCTCCCGCAatccttcttcctctcttcccaTCCGCCCCTTCTCCTTCACCTCCCATtcctctcctctctccctcAAG CTCCAGAAGCAGCTTCCCTTGACTTCTCATGGAGCTTCCGCCGCCTCCTCTCCCATTTGCCCATATGCCACATTGTCCGATACATTCGT TGAAACAAGCGAATTAGCTGACATCGAATGGGACAACCTCGGCTTTGCGTTTCTTTCTACCGACTACATGTACGTTATGAAATGTGCTCAAGGCGGAAGCTTTTCCAAAGGTGAATTACAGCGTTTTGGGAACATCGAATTGAGCCCCTCAGCCGGAGTCTTGAATTATGGGCAG GGACTTTTTGAAGGTTTGAAAGCCTACAGGAAAGAAGATGGTACAATACTCTTGTTTCGTCCCGAGGAAAATGCATTGCGGATGAGGTTGGGTGCAGAGCGGATGTGTATGCCATCACCAACTGTCGAACAGTTTGTCGAAGCTGTAAAGGCTACTGTTTTAGCAAATAAACGTTGG GTTCCCCCTCCAGGCAAAGGTTCCCTATATATCAGGCCGTTGCTAATGGGAAGTGGTGCTGTTCTTGGTCTTGCACCTGCTCCTGAGTACACATTTCTTATTTATGTTTCACCTGTTGGAAACTATTTTAAG GAAGGCGTTGCACCAATAAATTTGATTGTCGAACATGAATTGCATCGTGCAACTCCTGGTGGTACTGGAGGGGTCAAGACTATAGGGAATTATGCCGCA GTTTTGAAGGCACAGTCTGCCGCGAAAGCAAAAGGCTATTCAGATGTTTTATACCTCGACTGTGTTCACAAAAGATATCTAGAAGAGGTTTCCTCATGCAATATTTTTGTTGTGAAG GATAATGTTATCTCTACTCCTGCAATAAAAGGGACAATCTTACCTGGCATTACTCGAAAGAGTATAATTGACGTTGCTCGTAGTGAAGGATTGCAG GTTGAGGAGCGCCAAGTGGCAGTGGAGGATTTACTTGATGCTGATGAAGTCTTTTGTACCGGAACAGCTGTGGTTGTATCACCTGTTGGCAGCATAACGTATCTTGGAAAAAG GGTTTGTTATGGAGATGGTTTTGGAGACGTGTCGGAAAAGCTCTACTCTGTGCTTACCAGATTACAGATGGGTCTTTCTGAGGACAAGATGGATTGGACTGTTGAGCTAAGGTAA